A genome region from Drosophila simulans strain w501 chromosome 2R, Prin_Dsim_3.1, whole genome shotgun sequence includes the following:
- the LOC6734209 gene encoding general odorant-binding protein 67 encodes MLSKSQLLLLVVGFCLNAAVSADVDCSKRPSYVNPKTCCTMPDFVTDELKQKCIKFDMTPPPPSDGEASGSFESKRRHHHPHPPPCFFSCIFNETGIYQNRKLDEAKLKNYLEEVFEDSSDLQTAATQAFTTCANKIAEFEANLPPRPAPSPPPGFPMCPHDAGHLMGCVFRNLMKNCPDSIRNDSQQCTDIKEYFTNCRPPRGPPPSAEDM; translated from the exons ATGCTTTCGAAATCGCAGCTATTACTGCTCGTTGTCGGGTTCTGTCTG AATGCAGCCGTCTCGGCTGACGTGGACTGCAGCAAACGGCCATCGTATGTCAATCCCAAAACTTGTTGTACAATGCCGGACTTCGTGACCGACGAGTTGAAGCAAAAGTGCATCAAGTTTGACATgactccgccgccgccgtcggaTGGGGAAGCCAGTGGATCCTTTGAGAGCAagcgtcgtcatcatcatccgcaTCCCCCACCA TGCTTCTTCTCCTGCATCTTTAACGAGACTGGCATCTATCAAAACCGAAAACTGGATGAGGCGAAGCTGAAGAACTATTTGGAGGAGGTATTCGAGGACAGTTCCGATCTGCAGACCGCGGCCACCCAGGCCTTCACCACGTGTGCCAACAAAATCGCGGAGTTCGAGGCTAATCTACCTCCTCGTCCTGCTCCATCTCCCCCACCCGGATTCCCAATGTGTCCTCATGATGCTGGTCACCTCATGGGCTGTGTGTTCCGCAATTTGATGAAGAATTGCCCAGACTCAATTCGAAATGATTCCCAGCAGTGTACTGACATAAAAGAGTACTTTACCAACTGCAGGCCACCTCGTGGTCCTCCTCCTTCCGCCGAAGATATGTAA
- the LOC6734210 gene encoding epimerase family protein SDR39U1, protein MEIWHPPHISCNLFTLRSAKCRNSGKVANLEQPLTIIPKMSRHALIGGGTGFIGRNLANHLTKKGYDVTVISRMPGAKRITWHELEKNGIPGSVNAVVNATGQNTLDPTRRWTPGFQQNVWNSRINSSKTLAQAIKSAPQVTSFVNLCGVSHYQPSESKVYTEEDQVQGFDYMSRLCLAWEEAAHTGSEQDCKTTILRCGAVVGHGGGMIQSMWLPFKLGVGGPLGNGKQIMPWIHLHDLCSLIQYIIEKPVPGVVNAVAPEITSNLEFSKAFAKALHRPCIFAVPEFVVHAIFGPERAALVLSGAKVKPQKALSSGFKFQYPSVKEAVTQLTLKG, encoded by the exons ATGGAGATCTGGCATCCTCCGCACATCAGCtgtaatttgtttacattacGTTCTGCTAAGTGTCGTAATTCGGGAAAAGTCGCCAATTTGGAGCAACCTCTTACGATTATACCAAAAATGTCGAGGCATGCTCTGATAG GTGGTGGCACGGGCTTCATTGGTCGCAACCTGGCAAACCATTTGACCAAAAAGGGTTACGATGTGACGGTGATCTCCCGCATGCCAGGTGCGAAGCGCATCACCTGGCACGAGCTTGAGAAGAATGGTATTCCCGGATCCGTAAACGCCGTGGTAAATGCCACGGGCCAGAACACATTGGATCCAACGAGACGCTGGACTCCAGGATTCCAGCAGAATGTGTGGAACTCGCGAATCAACTCCTCAAAAACTCTGGCTCAGGCTATTAAGTCGGCTCCCCAGGTCACCTCTTTCGTGAATCTATGCGGCGTGAGTCACTATCAACCCTCGGAGTCCAAGGTTTACACCGAGGAGGACCAGGTGCAAGGATTCGACTACATGTCCAGGTTGTGCTTGGCCTGGGAGGAGGCTGCCCACACTGGTAGTGAGCAGGATTGTAAAACC ACCATCCTGCGGTGTGGTGCTGTTGTGGGTCATGGCGGTGGCATGATTCAGTCCATGTGGCTACCGTTTAAGCTTGGCGTGGGAGGTCCATTGGGCAATGGAAAGCAAATAATGCCCTGGATACACCTGCACGATCTGTGCAGCTTGATACAGTACATCATAGAAAAACCAGTGCCAGGAGTGGTCAACGCGGTGGCCCCAGAAATAACCAGCAATTTGGAGTTTAGCAAA GCCTTTGCCAAAGCACTTCATCGCCCGTGTATCTTCGCCGTTCCTGAGTTTGTTGTCCATGCCATCTTTGGACCAGAGCGGGCAGCTCTGGTTTTAAGTGGCGCCAAAGTCAAGCCACAGAAAGCGCTCTCATCCggatttaaatttcaatatccCAGCGTCAAGGAGGCTGTGACGCAGCTGACCCTCAAAGGATGA